The proteins below are encoded in one region of Balaenoptera ricei isolate mBalRic1 chromosome 6, mBalRic1.hap2, whole genome shotgun sequence:
- the FAM78A gene encoding protein FAM78A isoform X2, which translates to MNDNFYPSVTWAVPVSESNVAKLTNIYRDQSFITWLVATNTSTNDMIILQTLHWRMQLSIEVNPSRPLGQRARLREPIAQDQPKILSKNEPIPPSALVKPNANDAQVLMWRPKYGQALVVIPPKHR; encoded by the coding sequence ATGAATGACAACTTTTACCCCAGCGTCACGTGGGCCGTGCCCGTCAGCGAGAGCAACGTGGCCAAGCTGACCAACATCTACCGGGACCAGAGCTTCATCACGTGGCTGGTAGCCACCAACACCTCGACCAACGACATGATCATTTTGCAGACACTGCACTGGCGCATGCAGCTCAGCATCGAGGTGAACCCCAGCCGGCCCCTGGGCCAGCGCGCCCGGCTGCGGGAGCCCATCGCCCAGGACCAGCCCAAAATCCTGAGCAAGAATGAGCCCATCCCGCCCAGCGCCCTGGTCAAGCCCAATGCCAACGACGCTCAGGTCCTCATGTGGCGGCCCAAGTACGGGCAGGCGCTGGTGGTGATCCCGCCCAAGCACCGGTGA